In the Devosia sp. SL43 genome, one interval contains:
- a CDS encoding sugar phosphate isomerase/epimerase family protein encodes MRTIKGPAIFLAQFAGDKPPFNSFDAICGWAANYGYKGVQIPTWVGSLIDLEKAATSQTYADELKGTAAKHGIEITELSTHLQGQLVAVNPVYDSMMDGFAPASVHNNPKARQEWAVQQLHWAAKASKNLGLTEHATFSGALAWPFLYPFPQRPAGLVEEAFDELARRWTPILNAFDEAGVDVCYEIHPGEDLHDGVTYEMFLERVKNHPRANLLYDPSHFVLQQLDYLDYIDIYHERIKMFHVKDAEFNPTGRQGVYSGYQSWINRAGRFRSLGDGQVDFASIFSKMAQYDFKGWAVLEWECAIKHPEDGAREGAEFIKNHIIRVTEHAFDDFASAGTDAAANRKILGLS; translated from the coding sequence ATGCGCACCATCAAGGGGCCGGCTATCTTTCTGGCGCAGTTCGCCGGCGACAAGCCACCGTTCAATTCCTTCGACGCCATCTGCGGCTGGGCCGCAAACTACGGCTACAAGGGCGTGCAGATCCCGACCTGGGTCGGCAGCCTGATCGACCTCGAAAAAGCCGCGACTTCGCAGACCTATGCCGACGAGCTCAAGGGCACCGCGGCCAAGCACGGCATCGAGATCACTGAGCTTTCGACCCATTTACAGGGGCAGCTCGTCGCCGTTAACCCGGTTTACGACTCGATGATGGATGGCTTCGCCCCCGCGTCGGTCCACAACAATCCCAAGGCGCGTCAGGAATGGGCTGTGCAGCAGCTGCATTGGGCGGCCAAGGCCTCAAAGAATCTCGGCCTGACCGAACACGCGACCTTCTCGGGCGCGCTGGCTTGGCCCTTCCTCTACCCATTCCCGCAGCGCCCGGCTGGCCTCGTCGAAGAAGCCTTCGACGAACTCGCCCGCCGCTGGACGCCGATCCTCAATGCCTTCGATGAGGCCGGCGTCGACGTGTGCTACGAGATCCATCCCGGCGAAGACCTGCACGATGGCGTCACCTACGAGATGTTCCTCGAGCGGGTGAAGAATCACCCGCGCGCCAATCTGCTCTACGATCCGAGCCATTTCGTGCTGCAGCAGCTCGATTACCTCGACTACATCGACATCTACCACGAGCGGATCAAGATGTTCCACGTCAAGGATGCCGAGTTCAATCCGACGGGTCGCCAGGGCGTCTATTCGGGCTACCAGAGCTGGATCAACCGGGCAGGGCGCTTCCGCTCGCTTGGCGATGGCCAGGTCGATTTCGCCTCGATCTTCTCAAAGATGGCGCAGTATGACTTCAAGGGCTGGGCGGTTCTCGAATGGGAATGCGCCATCAAGCATCCCGAAGATGGAGCCCGCGAAGGCGCCGAGTTCATCAAGAACCACATCATCCGGGTGACGGAACACGCCTTCGACGATTTCGCCTCGGCGGGTACGGATGCTGCGGCAAACCGGAAGATTCTGGGGCTTTCGTAG
- a CDS encoding Gfo/Idh/MocA family protein — translation MAKTFGVGIMGAGNISAAYLKLAPLFKGLEVRAVADILPAAAQKRADEFGVKAQTPDELLKNSEVDVIVNLTIPATHYSVSMDIVSAGKHAYSEKPFVLSLEEGMALKKAADDRGLKVGSAPDTFLGGAHQQARQIIDAGKLGKIMSGTTHVMSRGMEHWHPNPDFFFQPGAGPILDLGPYYVTELIHLLGPVKRLSAFTNMARTEREVTAEGPYKGTFVKVGTPTTIHGVLEFVSGAIITIGASWDVAAHGHHNIELYGTDGSIFVPDPNFFGGDLVTTNIAGERSTVTPWDHPFGKANQDLDKPTPRANYRTAGLADMIASIDGGYNARCGLDVALHAVDVMTSLLKAGESGQVLTLSTTCERPLALSPEDAQALLK, via the coding sequence ATGGCCAAGACCTTTGGCGTCGGCATCATGGGTGCCGGCAATATCTCTGCCGCCTATCTCAAGCTCGCGCCCCTGTTCAAAGGGCTCGAGGTTCGCGCCGTCGCCGATATCCTGCCCGCTGCTGCCCAGAAGCGTGCCGACGAATTCGGTGTGAAGGCCCAGACGCCCGACGAACTGCTCAAGAACAGCGAAGTCGACGTCATCGTGAACCTGACGATACCTGCGACCCACTATTCGGTTTCGATGGACATCGTCTCGGCCGGCAAGCATGCTTATTCCGAGAAGCCGTTCGTGCTGAGCCTCGAAGAGGGCATGGCCCTCAAGAAGGCTGCCGACGATCGGGGTCTCAAGGTCGGCTCGGCTCCCGATACTTTCCTTGGCGGCGCGCACCAACAGGCTCGCCAGATCATCGATGCCGGCAAGCTCGGCAAGATCATGAGCGGCACGACCCACGTCATGAGCCGCGGCATGGAGCATTGGCACCCCAACCCGGACTTCTTCTTCCAGCCCGGCGCCGGCCCGATCCTCGATCTCGGTCCATACTACGTCACCGAGCTGATCCATCTGCTTGGCCCGGTCAAGCGCCTGTCGGCCTTCACCAACATGGCCCGCACAGAGCGTGAAGTGACGGCCGAAGGCCCCTACAAGGGCACCTTCGTCAAGGTCGGCACCCCGACCACCATCCATGGCGTGCTGGAATTCGTCTCCGGCGCCATCATCACCATCGGCGCCAGCTGGGACGTGGCGGCGCATGGCCACCACAATATCGAGCTTTATGGCACCGACGGCTCGATTTTCGTGCCCGATCCGAACTTCTTCGGCGGCGATCTGGTCACGACCAACATTGCTGGCGAGCGCAGCACGGTCACCCCGTGGGACCACCCGTTCGGCAAGGCCAACCAGGATCTCGACAAGCCGACACCGCGAGCCAACTACCGCACGGCCGGCCTCGCCGACATGATTGCCTCGATCGACGGCGGCTATAACGCTCGCTGCGGCCTCGATGTGGCGCTCCATGCGGTGGACGTGATGACCAGCCTGCTCAAGGCGGGCGAAAGCGGCCAGGTCTTGACCCTGTCGACGACCTGCGAGCGTCCGCTGGCCCTCAGCCCGGAAGATGCACAGGCCCTGCTGAAGTAG
- a CDS encoding ETC complex I subunit — protein MTARIYRPARNAMQSGKGKSRQWVLVHEMAAPRGIDPLMGYTTSTDTTQQIKLSFDTLEAAEAYAQKNGIAYSVQPAHDATPKKVSYPDNFRSDRKTPWTH, from the coding sequence ATGACCGCCCGCATCTACCGCCCTGCCCGCAACGCCATGCAGTCGGGCAAAGGCAAATCCAGGCAGTGGGTGCTGGTGCACGAAATGGCCGCGCCGCGCGGCATCGATCCGCTGATGGGCTATACGACCTCAACCGATACGACCCAGCAGATCAAGCTGAGCTTCGACACGCTCGAAGCAGCCGAAGCCTACGCGCAGAAGAACGGCATCGCCTATTCGGTGCAGCCGGCGCATGATGCGACGCCCAAGAAGGTTAGCTACCCGGACAACTTCCGGTCGGATCGCAAGACGCCCTGGACGCATTGA
- a CDS encoding TraB/GumN family protein, whose translation MRRLPHLLLATAAIAFATPAVAAPAMWKISDADSRIWLFGSIHMMPEGQDWRTPAFDQVLAKAERVYFETDMSAEQQAIIGAEAFLRGVYTDGTLLTDVLDDEQEKLLREVAADIGLPIGPVLAMRPWMAAQAITAPMLVQSGFVSDGVELQLLSEISPDRRGAFETGTQQLDVLASGPEASDVALLMQALETLPELQESLFEMLDLWATGDVEQLDELMINELSSVEGMADRLLYERNQNWMTPIEAMLAGNESTLVIVGAAHLSGDQGVPTLLEEAGYTVERVQ comes from the coding sequence ATGCGTCGACTACCCCACCTGCTTCTGGCCACCGCAGCAATCGCCTTTGCCACGCCTGCCGTTGCGGCGCCGGCCATGTGGAAGATCAGTGACGCGGACAGCCGCATCTGGCTGTTTGGCTCGATCCACATGATGCCCGAAGGCCAGGACTGGCGGACACCTGCCTTCGACCAGGTATTGGCCAAGGCCGAACGGGTCTATTTCGAAACCGATATGAGCGCGGAGCAACAGGCCATCATCGGGGCCGAGGCTTTCCTGCGCGGCGTCTATACCGACGGCACGTTGCTCACCGATGTGCTTGATGACGAACAGGAAAAGCTGTTGCGGGAGGTGGCCGCAGATATTGGCCTGCCGATCGGGCCGGTGCTGGCCATGCGTCCCTGGATGGCAGCACAAGCGATAACGGCGCCGATGCTGGTCCAGTCGGGCTTTGTCAGTGACGGGGTGGAACTGCAACTGTTGTCAGAGATCAGCCCCGACAGGCGCGGCGCCTTCGAAACGGGTACGCAACAACTCGACGTACTCGCCAGCGGACCGGAGGCCTCCGATGTGGCGCTGCTGATGCAAGCGCTCGAAACCCTGCCGGAACTGCAGGAATCGCTGTTCGAAATGCTTGACCTGTGGGCGACTGGCGATGTCGAGCAGCTCGACGAGTTGATGATCAATGAGCTGTCCAGCGTCGAGGGCATGGCCGATCGCCTGCTCTACGAGCGCAACCAGAACTGGATGACGCCCATCGAAGCGATGCTGGCAGGCAATGAAAGCACACTCGTCATTGTCGGCGCGGCGCATCTCAGCGGGGACCAGGGCGTGCCCACACTGCTGGAGGAAGCAGGCTACACGGTCGAGCGGGTGCAATAG
- a CDS encoding tautomerase family protein yields the protein MPSTRVDIIKGWLGASRADFLEAIQQALVEGIRIPENDRDIRLTEYDPQDVLKAVGSSPRHTNIEITLFTGRTIEAKRRLYAALVSRLAPFGLQPADIKVTLIEVDRENWGLRGLPASEIELGFKVDV from the coding sequence ATGCCGTCCACGCGCGTTGACATCATCAAGGGTTGGCTCGGCGCAAGCCGGGCCGACTTTCTCGAAGCGATACAGCAGGCGCTCGTCGAGGGTATCCGCATTCCCGAGAACGACCGGGACATTCGCCTGACGGAGTATGATCCCCAGGACGTGCTCAAGGCAGTCGGTAGCAGCCCGCGCCATACCAACATCGAAATCACCCTGTTTACCGGCCGCACCATCGAAGCCAAGCGGCGCCTCTATGCGGCTCTGGTGTCGCGGCTGGCGCCCTTTGGACTGCAGCCAGCCGATATCAAGGTCACCTTGATCGAGGTCGACCGGGAGAACTGGGGACTGCGCGGTTTGCCTGCAAGCGAGATCGAACTGGGCTTCAAAGTCGACGTCTAG
- the metC gene encoding cystathionine beta-lyase produces the protein MIDKKSGSAGGLSVETVLTHGGRAPDEQFGFVNTPVYRGSTVLFKTLDDLDAQQQRFLYGRAGNPTTESVEAVITELEGAHKTRLVPSGLAAVTIALMSCLRAGDDVLITDSAYEPTRAFADGFLQKMGVTARYYDPRIGVGLTSLMQPNTKAVLAESPGSLTFEIQDIPALAKAAHASGARLIVDNSWASPLYLQPLRLGADLVVHAATKMFVGHSDAFAGTISANEESWADVERTRRLLGFFTSGDDAFLVARGLRTLAIRMKEHQERALEIARWLEAQPEVTSVLHPALPSHPDHAIFKRDFTGSGSLFAFTLAPAPRASVAAFVDHLQIFSMGYSWGGYESLCLPVKLGKNRTAKPWTAEGNLFRVHIGLEGVDDLKADLAAAIERYARAR, from the coding sequence ATGATTGACAAAAAAAGTGGCAGCGCGGGTGGCCTCTCGGTTGAGACGGTTCTCACCCATGGTGGCCGCGCCCCTGACGAGCAGTTCGGATTTGTGAATACCCCTGTCTACCGGGGCTCGACGGTGCTGTTCAAGACGCTCGACGACCTGGACGCTCAGCAACAGCGGTTCCTCTATGGCCGTGCCGGCAATCCGACGACTGAGAGCGTCGAGGCGGTCATCACCGAACTCGAAGGTGCCCACAAGACACGGCTGGTGCCCTCGGGTCTCGCCGCCGTCACAATTGCCCTGATGAGTTGTCTCCGGGCCGGCGACGACGTGCTGATCACTGACAGCGCCTACGAGCCGACCCGTGCCTTCGCCGACGGGTTCCTGCAGAAGATGGGGGTTACCGCGCGGTACTACGATCCGCGAATCGGCGTGGGTCTGACAAGCTTGATGCAGCCCAATACCAAGGCAGTCCTGGCCGAAAGCCCAGGCTCGCTGACCTTCGAAATCCAGGACATTCCGGCGCTTGCCAAGGCAGCCCATGCTAGCGGGGCGCGGCTGATCGTCGATAATAGCTGGGCCAGCCCGCTTTACCTGCAGCCCCTTAGGCTAGGGGCTGACCTGGTCGTGCATGCGGCAACCAAAATGTTCGTGGGCCATTCGGATGCCTTTGCCGGCACCATATCGGCAAACGAGGAAAGCTGGGCCGACGTCGAGCGGACACGGCGGCTGCTCGGCTTCTTTACTTCGGGCGACGATGCCTTCCTCGTGGCGCGCGGGCTGCGGACACTCGCCATCCGAATGAAGGAGCATCAGGAGCGGGCACTGGAGATCGCGCGCTGGCTTGAGGCTCAGCCGGAGGTGACATCCGTGCTGCACCCGGCCCTTCCCAGCCATCCGGACCACGCCATCTTCAAGCGCGACTTCACCGGCTCTGGCAGCCTGTTCGCCTTCACGCTGGCTCCGGCGCCGCGGGCGAGCGTCGCCGCCTTCGTCGATCACCTGCAGATCTTCTCGATGGGCTATTCGTGGGGCGGCTATGAAAGCCTGTGCCTGCCGGTGAAGCTGGGCAAAAACCGGACGGCAAAGCCCTGGACGGCGGAGGGCAACCTGTTCCGTGTCCATATTGGCCTTGAAGGCGTGGACGACCTCAAGGCCGATCTCGCAGCCGCGATCGAGCGCTACGCCCGAGCGCGCTGA
- a CDS encoding amino acid ABC transporter substrate-binding protein has product MQKTLVTIALAASLGLGATAAHADILSDVKAKGYVQCGVTGGVPGFSAPDANNVWTGLEVDYCRALAAAIFNDPEAVRYTSLTSQERFTALSAGEIDVLSRTTTWTMSRDTQLGISFVGTMYYDGQGFMVRKADGIASALDLSGAAICIESGTTTELNAADYFAANSLEFNTVVFVDQDEVVKAYEDGRCDVYTTDASALAAERSKFAVPADHVILPEIISKEPLGPVVRAGDSTWFNIARWTYYALLEAEELGVSQTNVDEMLGSDNPSIKRLLGVEGDFGTPMGLTKDWAYQIIKHVGNYAESYDRNVGPATPIGLERGLNALWSNGGLQYAPPIR; this is encoded by the coding sequence ATGCAAAAAACGCTCGTAACGATCGCACTCGCGGCCTCGCTGGGCCTCGGCGCGACGGCGGCACACGCTGACATTCTCAGCGATGTGAAGGCCAAGGGCTATGTTCAGTGCGGCGTGACCGGCGGTGTGCCCGGCTTCTCCGCTCCCGACGCAAACAACGTCTGGACCGGCCTGGAAGTGGACTACTGCCGTGCTCTGGCTGCCGCGATCTTCAACGATCCGGAAGCTGTCCGCTACACGTCGCTGACCAGCCAGGAGCGCTTCACCGCACTCTCCGCTGGCGAAATCGACGTGCTGTCACGCACCACCACCTGGACGATGAGCCGCGATACCCAGCTCGGTATCAGCTTTGTCGGTACCATGTACTATGACGGCCAGGGCTTCATGGTTCGCAAGGCCGATGGCATTGCCTCGGCCCTGGACCTCAGCGGCGCCGCCATCTGCATCGAATCGGGGACCACCACCGAGCTGAACGCTGCGGACTACTTTGCGGCCAACAGCCTCGAATTCAACACCGTGGTGTTCGTCGATCAGGACGAAGTTGTGAAGGCCTACGAAGACGGTCGTTGCGACGTGTACACCACCGATGCTTCGGCTCTGGCTGCCGAACGCTCCAAGTTCGCCGTCCCGGCCGACCACGTCATCCTGCCCGAAATCATCTCCAAGGAGCCCCTTGGTCCGGTGGTTCGTGCCGGTGACAGCACCTGGTTCAACATTGCACGCTGGACCTATTATGCACTGCTCGAGGCCGAAGAACTCGGCGTCAGCCAGACCAATGTCGACGAGATGCTCGGTTCCGACAATCCGTCGATCAAGCGCCTGCTCGGCGTTGAAGGCGACTTTGGCACCCCGATGGGCCTGACCAAGGACTGGGCCTACCAGATCATCAAGCATGTCGGTAACTATGCCGAATCCTACGATCGCAACGTCGGCCCCGCGACCCCGATCGGGCTTGAGCGCGGCCTGAACGCCCTGTGGTCCAACGGTGGTCTCCAGTACGCCCCGCCGATCCGCTAA
- a CDS encoding sulfite exporter TauE/SafE family protein, with protein sequence MDPSLIIVLAGAAAAGFAQGVSGFAFSLVALSIWAWAVEPQLAAPMSVFGALVGQLVALPWVWRGFDFRKLLPLVIGGLLGVPIGAYLLQWLDPVLFKFCLGVFLLIYCPVLLLLPADYKWPHGGRTADGVAGFTGGAMGGLAGIAGPGPTLWTTLRGWDKDTQRGVLQAFNITMHVATLTAYGFSGIITGDALTMFSWITPAVVIPAILGVLLFRRLNALAFRRLILGLLLVSGATLVWGGLAQWL encoded by the coding sequence ATGGATCCGTCGCTAATCATCGTGCTGGCTGGTGCGGCTGCGGCAGGTTTTGCCCAGGGTGTCTCGGGGTTTGCCTTCTCGCTGGTCGCTCTGTCCATCTGGGCATGGGCAGTGGAGCCTCAGCTTGCCGCTCCGATGTCCGTTTTCGGTGCGTTGGTGGGGCAGCTGGTTGCCCTGCCCTGGGTATGGCGCGGGTTCGATTTCCGCAAACTGCTGCCTTTGGTCATCGGAGGACTGCTGGGCGTGCCGATTGGCGCATATCTGCTGCAATGGCTCGATCCGGTGCTGTTCAAGTTTTGCCTCGGCGTGTTCCTGCTGATCTATTGCCCCGTTTTGTTGCTGCTGCCGGCCGACTATAAATGGCCGCATGGCGGGCGAACAGCCGACGGCGTTGCAGGTTTCACGGGCGGGGCTATGGGTGGATTGGCCGGTATTGCCGGACCAGGGCCCACGCTCTGGACCACCCTGCGCGGCTGGGACAAGGATACTCAGCGCGGTGTGCTGCAGGCGTTCAACATCACAATGCATGTCGCTACGCTGACGGCTTACGGCTTTTCCGGAATCATCACGGGGGACGCGCTGACCATGTTTTCGTGGATCACGCCCGCCGTGGTGATACCAGCCATTCTGGGCGTCCTGCTGTTTCGTCGTCTCAACGCGCTGGCCTTCAGGCGACTGATTCTGGGTCTGCTATTGGTCTCCGGAGCGACACTGGTTTGGGGTGGCCTCGCGCAATGGCTTTGA
- a CDS encoding amino acid ABC transporter permease: MTTLYTGPAASPRVAFYNDPVIRGIFFQAVVAILLVSFIVWIVGNTAANLAAQNKTTGFDFLWKTAGFDISFSLFPWTRASFYWEAFIVGITNTLLVAFIGIVFATMLGFTIGIARLSSNFIIRTLATVYVETIRNIPLLLQLFFWYFAVLKAMPAVRESILLPFDSFINQRGIFVPRPIPDEQFGLVWVAIVVAIAAVIGMRFWALRRLEATGKRFPVVLTAIALAVVIIAGTYILTGASVAFELPVLERFNFKGGVQLPPELLALVFGLTIYTASFIAETVRGGIQAVSKGQTEAAQSLGLKEGDRLRLVIVPQAMRVIIPPLTSQYLNLTKNSSLGAAIGYPELVNVFAGTSLNQTGRAIECIALTMLVYLILSLLTSGIMNWYNARVALVER; this comes from the coding sequence ATGACCACTCTCTATACGGGGCCAGCAGCGTCCCCAAGGGTTGCATTCTACAACGATCCGGTAATCCGGGGCATATTCTTCCAGGCCGTTGTCGCAATCCTGCTCGTTTCCTTCATTGTCTGGATTGTCGGCAATACTGCGGCCAACCTTGCCGCCCAGAACAAGACCACCGGCTTTGATTTTCTCTGGAAGACGGCCGGCTTCGACATCAGTTTCTCTCTGTTCCCCTGGACGCGTGCTTCCTTCTATTGGGAAGCCTTCATTGTTGGCATCACCAATACGCTTCTGGTGGCCTTCATTGGCATTGTCTTCGCCACTATGCTGGGCTTCACCATCGGCATCGCGCGGCTGAGCAGCAATTTCATCATTCGCACGCTTGCGACGGTCTACGTCGAGACCATCCGTAACATCCCGCTGCTGCTGCAACTGTTCTTCTGGTACTTCGCTGTGCTCAAGGCGATGCCGGCGGTGCGTGAGTCCATCCTGCTGCCGTTCGATTCCTTCATCAACCAGCGCGGCATCTTCGTGCCACGGCCAATACCGGACGAGCAGTTCGGTCTGGTGTGGGTCGCCATTGTTGTCGCTATCGCGGCTGTGATCGGCATGCGCTTCTGGGCCTTGCGCCGGCTGGAGGCCACGGGCAAGCGCTTCCCGGTTGTCCTGACGGCCATCGCTCTTGCCGTGGTCATCATTGCTGGAACCTACATCCTCACCGGCGCCAGCGTCGCGTTCGAACTGCCGGTGCTGGAGCGGTTCAACTTCAAGGGTGGCGTGCAACTGCCGCCCGAACTGCTGGCGCTTGTGTTTGGTCTCACCATCTACACCGCCTCGTTCATCGCCGAGACCGTTCGCGGCGGTATTCAGGCGGTCAGCAAAGGCCAGACCGAAGCGGCACAGTCGCTCGGTCTCAAGGAGGGCGATCGCCTGCGTCTGGTCATCGTCCCGCAGGCCATGCGGGTGATCATCCCGCCGCTGACCAGCCAGTATCTCAACCTGACGAAGAACTCCTCGCTCGGCGCGGCCATCGGCTATCCCGAGCTGGTCAACGTCTTCGCGGGCACTTCGCTCAATCAGACCGGCCGCGCCATCGAATGTATCGCGCTGACCATGCTGGTCTATCTCATCTTGTCGCTGCTGACCTCGGGTATCATGAATTGGTACAATGCCCGCGTCGCACTGGTAGAGCGGTAG
- a CDS encoding Gfo/Idh/MocA family protein: MAENGAKRIRLGMVGGGTGAFIGYVHRVAARIDGDYDLVAGALSSRPDVALESGRNIGLAEDRIYTSYEEMARAEAARPDGIQAVSIVTPNHMHYGPAKAFLEAGIHVICDKPITSTIEDARALAAIQPVNGARFLLTHNYTGYPLIRQAREMVESGRLGKIRVIQAEYPQDWLTEAAADDNKQASWRTDPARSGAGGAIGDIGTHAYNLARFVSGLKTEAVSADLTSFVPGRQLDDNVHIMLRFEGGAKGMLWASQVAVGCENGLQLRVYGDKGGLEWRQDNPNYMWFTEFGKPKQLLTRGGAISGNAASTMNVRIPSGHPEGYLEAFATLYSQFASIIRGDGAAYEGLLPTLADGVEGMQFIVASVQSSKNDGKWTKLSDV; the protein is encoded by the coding sequence ATGGCTGAAAACGGCGCAAAGCGCATTCGTCTGGGCATGGTTGGCGGCGGTACGGGGGCCTTTATCGGCTATGTTCATCGCGTCGCCGCCCGCATCGATGGTGACTATGACCTGGTAGCCGGCGCTCTCTCGTCGCGCCCTGACGTAGCCCTCGAGTCTGGCCGCAACATCGGCCTGGCCGAAGACCGCATCTATACCTCCTACGAGGAAATGGCCCGCGCCGAAGCCGCCCGCCCGGACGGCATTCAGGCCGTATCGATCGTGACGCCCAACCACATGCATTATGGCCCGGCCAAGGCCTTCCTCGAAGCCGGCATCCACGTCATCTGCGACAAGCCCATCACCTCGACCATTGAGGATGCGCGCGCCCTGGCTGCCATCCAGCCGGTCAACGGCGCTCGCTTCCTGCTGACCCACAACTACACCGGCTATCCGCTGATCCGTCAGGCCCGTGAAATGGTCGAGTCCGGCCGCCTCGGCAAGATTCGGGTCATCCAGGCGGAATACCCGCAGGATTGGCTGACCGAAGCCGCTGCCGACGACAACAAGCAGGCCTCCTGGCGCACCGACCCGGCCCGCTCCGGCGCCGGCGGCGCCATCGGCGATATCGGCACCCATGCCTATAACCTCGCCCGCTTCGTCAGCGGCCTCAAGACCGAAGCCGTATCGGCTGACCTGACAAGCTTCGTGCCGGGCCGCCAGCTCGACGACAACGTCCACATCATGCTGCGCTTCGAAGGCGGCGCCAAGGGCATGCTCTGGGCCAGCCAGGTGGCAGTCGGATGCGAAAACGGCCTGCAGCTTCGCGTCTATGGCGACAAGGGCGGCCTCGAATGGCGCCAGGACAATCCGAACTACATGTGGTTCACCGAATTCGGCAAGCCCAAGCAGCTGCTGACCCGTGGCGGCGCGATCTCCGGCAATGCGGCGTCGACCATGAATGTCCGCATCCCCTCTGGCCACCCGGAAGGGTACCTCGAGGCCTTTGCTACGCTCTACAGCCAGTTCGCCTCGATCATCCGCGGCGACGGCGCTGCCTATGAGGGCCTGCTGCCCACTCTCGCCGATGGCGTCGAGGGCATGCAGTTCATCGTGGCCTCAGTGCAGTCGAGCAAAAACGACGGCAAATGGACCAAGCTGAGCGACGTGTGA
- a CDS encoding phosphatase PAP2 family protein, whose protein sequence is MIDLTKPWPLGLDSRRWPLFCLGVVLGVAVLSQIDVWASRGAIGWPDSWRAPFFFITDYGLSDWVLIPSLAILLLALVAILVLRRLARLVAYEVALLSAFIFLGVGLPGLMANGIKRLIGRGRPSEFEALGAFSFQNVFNDSSFQSFPSGHATTAIATAFVVGFLWPRWFAVFLVIGVVVGISRVPVGMHYPTDVFAGLVVGMLGAYLVRNGFARRGWLFRVGADGHVVRRPLIAIRRAFQRARA, encoded by the coding sequence ATGATTGACCTCACCAAACCCTGGCCCCTGGGTCTCGATAGCCGCCGCTGGCCCCTGTTCTGCCTTGGCGTCGTCCTCGGCGTTGCCGTGCTCTCCCAAATCGATGTCTGGGCGTCGCGGGGTGCGATCGGTTGGCCGGATTCTTGGCGCGCGCCATTCTTCTTCATCACCGACTATGGCCTGTCCGACTGGGTTCTCATCCCCTCACTCGCGATTCTCTTGCTGGCGCTGGTGGCGATTTTGGTTCTGCGCCGCCTGGCACGCCTAGTGGCCTATGAAGTCGCCCTACTGTCCGCCTTTATCTTTCTGGGCGTTGGCCTTCCGGGGTTGATGGCCAACGGCATCAAGCGCCTGATCGGTCGCGGCCGCCCCAGCGAATTCGAAGCTCTGGGCGCCTTCTCGTTTCAAAATGTCTTCAACGATTCGTCGTTCCAGAGTTTTCCCTCTGGCCACGCGACCACCGCCATAGCCACGGCCTTCGTCGTCGGCTTCCTGTGGCCACGATGGTTTGCCGTCTTTCTGGTCATCGGTGTCGTGGTCGGAATCTCGCGCGTGCCCGTAGGCATGCACTACCCCACGGACGTTTTCGCTGGCCTGGTTGTCGGCATGCTGGGTGCCTATCTGGTCCGAAACGGCTTCGCCCGGCGTGGCTGGCTGTTCCGCGTGGGGGCGGACGGACACGTGGTCCGTCGCCCGTTGATCGCGATCAGGCGGGCGTTTCAGCGCGCTCGGGCGTAG